AACTAGAACAATAATCTAACAATCTAACTCTTCACATATATCTGAACAATTGACATCAACAATAACTTGGACACATGAAATAAGATTAATCACATACCCTCCATAAATATTTAGCGAAATTCAGTATGCCACTACAAGATTTCTAGACTCGGGAAATAATCCTAAGATTGAGTTGATCTAAGGAGTTTCTATGTAAATTGTATCTTGATGAAAACTAAAggtataatatattttctaccTACAACACTAGAAGTATAAATAATTTGGCTAGCTAAAATACTTCAAATTCATGAAAAAGAAACAACTAGCTAGGCGTTTTCTGTGTCACTTGAGCCAGCTAGAGAATCAGCCTGAGAATCAACCTGAGAACCAGCCTGAGAATCAGCTTGAGAAGTAGCTTGAGATCCTTGTGAACCAGCTTGTGCATCCAAATTTAATTCCAACTCCTCTTCAACATTGTCAACAATCCTCCACCTGTTAGATGCATCAACTCTAATTAAGCTTTAGCTTAGCTTGACATGATCAAATTCAAAACCATACTTTAACACCATACCTCTCAAGCACAAACTTCCCTTCTTTGTATGCTTCATTCTTTTCATATGCCAGAACCTAAACCAATCCAAACACTCGTTATTACCACTTCAAACAGCTTTCAGCTCATAAAAAACACAACTTGAGGAGAGCAATTAGATTGATGGAGAAACACATGGAAAGACTTGACTTGCATGTGCATGATGTTACCATGGGTGCTTAATGCTTCTATATAAATCCAGAAACCACATATTTTCCTTGATGGAATCAGATGTTTAAAAACTTAGCGAATCTCTTTCcatgatttctaatttaatttgattCCAAACAtgattttacatgaaacagatacATGGCTTAAAGGGAAAGCATCAATTTCAATAATCTCCTCGAGGGATAGAAAACAAATCTTGCTAATTTCCAGTTAAAAGATAATGAGACCCTAAATGAAGTTTACCCTTTTTATGGTAGATCATAAATGGATCAGATGCACAGTAGATTGGGAAATAGAAATTTCTCGTCTGATTGTTCTTTTATTAGCAATAAAATTGTCGCAAATTTGAACAACGGTAAATTTAAGTGTTTAAAATGGTTTTATGGATAATATTCATTGTACTAACGGAGTAACAGACATAATCATAAATTTCTGATGGTGCTCACATACTTAATCAACTTCATTGCTAGTTTAAACTTTCAAGACTCACCCAACCACAAATTAATGATGTTAGAAAAATTCTCAAGCACGACAAGAAAGGAAACTAGAGGCGAAAAGGTAAAAACTCACATATTTCCATCCAAGAAGTTGTCCACAGCAGCAACAAAATATGTCTTCAACTGTGTGCAGTCCGGAAATCATCACTCTCTCCACCGGAGTCCCAAGAGTTATGTTCACCCTATTTGAGGCCAAAAGTTAACAAACAAGGATGTTGGAAAAATTTAGTAACGAAGGCTCGAGTTAAGGTGTTCATATGTAAAAAAGAGTGCTAATTATGAGTAAGAAGAAAATCATAATTCTTTTAATGTCATTGATAAAATTATAACGCTTCAATAGAATTCCCCAAACCAACAGAGGAGCAGATGTTTTTTGGTGGGAAGACGAGGCAGGATGTGACCACTAAAATATTCCGTAACAAATTACTGAAAAAGTATTGAAGTATTGAAGTATTGAAAAGGGACAGATGAGAGGGCAGGGAATACATAGAAACGGTTTCAAACAACTTACACTTTGCTGAAAAGATATGCTCTCCCTTGGCTGCAGTTGAAGTTCTGATCATCACAAGGAAACAAAATACAGTCAAATTGCTAGGTTAGATGGAAAGACTAGTAGTATACAAGGAACTAGGTACATTTGCACAGTAGAATAAGTAGCAGCAATTAACGATGGTTATCTAGGACAAGGCTAAATTTAACTGTAGAACTTATAATTTTGGATATTTATTACTTTCTGTACTAGTATTACAAAAATGAAGCAAAATATACCAAGATAAAGTTAGCTGATATCTTCATTAAGCAGGCAAATTATATTACAATCACAGATGAAATAATTCACTTTCCttttaagaagaacaacaaTCACAGATGTTGCCTCATTGTCTACTCTTTACATATAGGATCAGGGTAAAAGGCAAGTCTACAATGATGTGCATCTATGATTGcaaaagaatagaaaaattCTAATCTATGTATCCTCTATAGCCACagatgaaaaaagaaaagaaaaacttcACAAAATAAACTAAATCTACCCAATGTTATCTCACTTGTAAAAGTCAATTTGATATTAGGAAAGCTTCATTTTAAAGGAGAGCTCCCTATCTCACCCACAATGGAAGTGTAGTAAGGGTGTgcaaaaaattcaaacaattaaaaTCAATCCAAATTTACACATATCTAAATCGTTTTAAGTTCATTTTAATGGATTGGTTTCATATCCGAATCCATTCTTTTGTGTTGAGACCCTGGACAATCTAGATGATATGCCTAGATAGTCTGATGAGACACTAAACGGTTCATGAATcataattttatgttttgatgataacaaaaactATTTGAATAATTTGCTTGAATATTGAAATATCTAAACAGTGTTTCTACGACTACAGTATCCATTAGACACTGTGATAGACAATCTTATAAATTGGacaattttattaacaaattaaacGAAATCTTTTGAATATACATATCTACTATATACACGTTCAATCAAAGAGATTTTGTACCAAAAAACGTAAAGATTTGAAATCGCGCAGTGACTCTATTCATCCCTATTTTTCGGATATCTCTAAGattttatcttttcttaaaCATTTCTTGTGTTGATATCTCTTTACTCTTGTTATTTTGTGTTAACTCTCATTGTTTGACGATCTGCTAGATGATCTTATTAGACGATCTGTTAGACATTGTTACTACACGTTTTGTTAGATGGTCTACTAGACAATCTAATTATTTCACTGCTACAAAAAGAGAATCTAAGTATTCATTCAACTCCTCCCCCTTCTGGAGTCAACTACACCTACATTTTGGATATTCGAATCCAATCCAATTAATAACATGGTTGTTTGGGATTTTAAAAACTCCAAAATTCAATGGCCATCCTAAAGCATTGTTTGATGTAGGCATCTTTCAGTTGGTCTAAACTGGGAAATATTTTACTTGATCTTTGTAAGGGAAGCTCTGGTTGAGCTCAATTTTTTACTTGATTTCGATTGGGATAGGTTTTGTTGGTCTTGGTCAAACCATTAGCCCCTCATCCCTGATTGGTTCACCGTCAACTCAGCCTCGGTCGAGATATCATCGGTTCATCCTTGATCAGAACATCATCAACTAATTTCAATTGCACTTCTCCGGCTCGACCTCAGTTGTATGGTCTACTCATCATTACTTCAACCTCAACCTCAACCAGGGCACTGCTGGCTCGACCAAAGCTAGGGCATTGTTGGCGCAACACAACCTCAATCACAACATTGTTCGCTCAATCGGAGAATTTTTAATTCAACCTAGTCAAAGAATCTTTGGATGACCTTAATCTGAGCATCTTTCCACCAATCATCTCTCAGTTAGTTTCAATCAAGATATCTTTCAATCAAATTCGATGAAATTATCTCTTGGTTAAATTCAGTAGGACATATTTAACTTAACTTCAGTTAAAGTATCACTACTTTGGCTTCGACTAGAGTATATTTACTTTTGTCTCGCTTAATTTTATCAAATCGGCGTTCAGtttaaaaccaattttaaaatcGGTTTgcaatataaaaacaaatttaaagccAAACCGGATATGATcaaaaattggttttaaaaccaaatttaaaaaaaaatacaaaccaattttatccaattaaatggatatGGATTTCAAATctaatccatttaattggatttgGATTAGATTTGAATGgacttttaaaaattcaaattatgcCCAGTAGAAGTGTGGAAAACAGAATGGCAAGCGATCAAAAGTAGTCTTACATATCAAATTAGCAACTTTTATAGTGGATTAAGTGTtgaaaaagaaggaaaataaCTTGTATTCCtagtcacttctttggtgtcCTGCATTGAGATAGTTGGAAAAAAAACTCTGCTGTCTCAATGTACATCCTTCGGACACAGGCTCTACGCAAAGGGACTTGTCATATAGAATATAGAAAAATGTACACTTATAAAAATCGAATACACGATACACTCTTTTATTCAATCAATTTTCAAATCCATGGACTCGATCTCAGTACAAAAGCTTACCATGGAGCTACAAAATAAAACATGATATACCTCCATTTCTAAAAATTTCCACAAAAGTAATTCCTTTTTTCAAAAAAGCATCATCTTCACTAACCCAATCAGGTAGGCGTTTCCAAACTGCAAACCGCAGCTGCATGTACTACATGCTTGACACAATTGAGAGACTCAAACGATCAGACTCCAAATATCAAATTGAACACATAATTTTTCATTAATGAAAACAGAAAGACTAAGCTAACTACTGAAAGCGCCATTGGACATTGCTGGCAGACACTGTACAATCGATTCCATGTTTTCAGAAAATGATTGCAACCCAATAAgcttcaatcaataataaaaaaaaaaaaacagaatctTTCTGCACGATCAACTAATGGGTCCCCTCCTAGTTCTGATTGATTTTTAAACGAAGTGGCCATAATCAAATCTTTCACCAATCGTAATCATCACTCTAAACAGAGTTCATTCATACCCAAAACAAACACCAacagcagaaaaaaaaaaaaaaaaaaaaaaaaaaaacagagtttCTTTTACAAGTAttaaaattgagaaataaaaaaaagatgaatgaaaagaaattgaatttgaagagaagaggaagaagacgtACCCGAGAAAGAATGTTATGAGCGAGAGCCAGAGGAGTATTGCAGTATCTGCATCCGTAGGATCTGCCATCCAAATCAACAACAAAAACCCTCCCCATGTCAACCCTCTCTCATAAACccacacaacacaacacaacaaaacaaaacacaaaccagcagcagcagcaacaaAACAGCCTATGCAGAACACAACAACACCAGACACCCCAAAGAAGCAATCCCACTGTAACTGTATTTAgctcaaataatatatataatctcTCCATTCTCATTCtttctcctttttctttcttaaaataattcttaaagACTACCTCTTTTAACTtacatttccttttttttatctagTGAAAACACATGCCACTACCCGCATGCATgtctattttcttttattaaaaaataaataaattattattattaaatttataaaaaatatattcataaaatataattatgaaatAAGCAAATACTTTTATGGTAAatagttaattaatttaaaaataattataagatttagaagataaattaataaaatgagatacatttgtaaagataaaatagataataaattatgtacattaaataattgttacaaaaataatctttattattaatagttatagaaaaaagttatatttaatattattttttaattttggataatattatcttttaataaataaaaaacaatttatttatttaataataaataaatgaataataattataatttttttaaaatttatttataatttatattacaaCAATATATAGGATTCTACTCGTGTTTTGATCTATACagaattttcttaaatttatctttattaatatattttaaattttaaaataatgagaAATAACATTTCGTCGTTGTTAGATATGAAGAATTTTGAATTGATTTTCCaaatttaagtaaaataaattgTCATTTTCTCACTATATAATAATACATAACGAGATTCTCCTCACTTTTTGTGTTcgtcatttttttaaaatttatttttattaatatattttattttattattttatcttaaattttaaaattatgaaaaaaaaaacattctgtTATTATTGTTGAGTAGGTAGAGCGATTTTGAATCTGATTTTctgaatataaataaaacatatttttatttcctcATTTTCAACGCGTTGCTATaaatctatttttattatttattttgtgctTATAATTCAACCATTTTCATAGTGTGTTCATTTTATGATGAGTTGTTTCTTTTATTGGGCGGCGATGAAAATGACTAGATTTAAAGCAACTCCTTTCTCATTCCACTACTCTtccatcttctttttcttttctttagttGTTTGGGTGTATCTTTGTATTTAAAGAGTGTTCAACTTTCATAGTTTATATGTTggcaatatttttatttattaaataataacaataataagtaaaaaataaattatattgatattttataatattttaaattaaatctgaaataatatttttgtttaataaaaaaaattgaaaaaaatattttttactcttttgtgTTTCTAATTCAACATGCTGAAATCAGTTTCTCACATCTTCATGTTCTCTTTTTTTGGTATAattcaattaataaatattagtcatgattattttaattaatttaaatcagaaaatataTTTACCAAAACGGCAAAACTTCCTTTTTAGTGtgactttattatatttttaaaggagaagtaaaaataatttattaaaatattatataaaatataaatattaataagtttaatatttaattgattgttttaataaattaaatatttattgtaatagtCTTAACTACGTGtatcataaaattaataaacatttaTTACATGCTTGTATAAtaataagatatatatatatatatatttaattaataatgaatTTAAACATAGTTTGTGTTTATCTATATAGTAATTAAAGTATATATAATaagtatttattaattaattaatccattaaatattaaatagattttgatattattaattgattataaattgtactatataatttttataaaataataaatttatgtttatgGTAAGGACTTGCTAATGTGAAACCAAAATCCTTGAGAGTGTAAAATATGGTAACAAAATTGTATGTTTTCACATGTAATTTCGAAAATATGGTAACAAAGGTATAAATATGTATATAGTTTATAATGGTAAGATTAGTAatttatgtatcaaattaaaattgtaaacaTGAAGTAATTATAGAAGacatattatgtttttattttagaattttaaaaaatacaaatttatgtttata
The sequence above is a segment of the Phaseolus vulgaris cultivar G19833 chromosome 2, P. vulgaris v2.0, whole genome shotgun sequence genome. Coding sequences within it:
- the LOC137812067 gene encoding protein yippee-like At5g53940, with translation MGRVFVVDLDGRSYGCRYCNTPLALAHNILSRNFNCSQGRAYLFSKVVNITLGTPVERVMISGLHTVEDIFCCCCGQLLGWKYVLAYEKNEAYKEGKFVLERWRIVDNVEEELELNLDAQAGSQGSQATSQADSQAGSQVDSQADSLAGSSDTENA